In one Oncorhynchus masou masou isolate Uvic2021 chromosome 23, UVic_Omas_1.1, whole genome shotgun sequence genomic region, the following are encoded:
- the LOC135510879 gene encoding placenta-specific protein 9-like: protein MTRPYTISLGLLLLLIGYTAAGPESALQPRDVRSSACQDHSTLHDRLDVVEKHVEDTVQKLEAELAMLLDAIEAPEWSPLLETVGKPVVDILDGQGLGENGDS from the exons ATGACCCGCCCCTACACCATCTCACTTGGACTCCTGCTCCTCCTCATTGGCTACACAGCGGCAG GACCCGAGTCTGCGCTCCAACCCAGAGATGTCCGGTCGAGTGCCTGTCAGGACCACAGTACTCTTCATGACAGACTGgatgtagtggagaag CATGTAGAGGACACAGTACAAAAGCTGGAGGCTGAGCTGGCCATGCTGCTGGATGCCATAGAAGCCCCTGAGTGGAGTCCCCTGCTGGAAACTGTTGGAAAACCTGTGGTGGACATCCTGGACggccagggactgggagagaatGGCGACTcctga